The following coding sequences are from one Rutidosis leptorrhynchoides isolate AG116_Rl617_1_P2 chromosome 11, CSIRO_AGI_Rlap_v1, whole genome shotgun sequence window:
- the LOC139875547 gene encoding uncharacterized protein, producing the protein MKQLLATLPTLIAPIDGEILYLYISIANEAFDSVLVVERKKVQKYFQGHLIHVLTHLPVKQVLSTPAISGRLAKWAIELGAFEITYLPRTSVKGHVLADYLAEMTGELEVIDERTQLKLPQHEIWDLYTDGASCIEGAGVGLVLTSPSGEEHTYVLRFNFDVTNNEAEYEALLAGLNMAHKMNILQLRAYVDSQLVANQSNGSFEARELSMQKYLKLVQEAVKKFEFFELSQVSRSQNKKADALSKLAALTFSQFQKQVWVEELPNKSIDSSLIVAAIEEVQLIWMDPIVHYLFNSTLPEDKKEARLVQERSPMYMIENDILYRKSYLGQLMRCVGPAEATPIIEEVHNGSCALHSAYKTIAAKIMRMGYFGL; encoded by the exons ATGAAACAACTGCTCGCTACGCTACCTACATTGATTGCGCCTATAGATGGTGAAATATTATATCTTTATATTTCAATTGCGAACGAAGCATTTGATTCAGTGCTTGTGGTGGAACGGAAAAAAGTTCAGAA ATACTTTCAAGGTCATCTAATACATGTTTTAACTCATTTGCCAGTTAAACAAGTTTTGAGTACACCCGCGATATCAGGAAGACTCGCCAAATGGGCAATTGAATTAGGAGCATTTGAAATAACATATTTGCCGCGCACATCTGTAAAGGGCCATGTCTTGGCAGATTACCTTGCAGAAATGACGGGTGAGCTGGAAGTTATCGATGAAAGAACGCAATTAAAGCTTCCTCAACATGAAATCTGGGATTTATATACTGATGGTGCGTCGTGTATTGAAGGTGCGGGTGTGGGATTAGTATTAACAAGCCCGAGTGGTGAAGAGCACACATACGTACTGCGTTTTAATTTTGATGTAACGAATAACGAGGCTGAATATGAAGCACTGCTCGCGGGATTAAATATGGCGCATAAAATGAATATTTTGCAGTTACGCGCATATGTGGATTCGCAGTTAGTGGCAAATCAATCCAATGGCTCATTTGAAGCTCGTGAGTTGTCTATGCAAAAGTATTTGAAGCTAGTGCAGGAAGCcgtaaaaaaatttgaattttttgaattatcacaagtatcaagaAGTCAAAATAAAAAGGCGGACGCGCTAAGTAAGCTTGCTGCATTGACTTTTTCGCAATTCCAAAAGCAAGTCTGGGTAGAAGAACTTCCCAATAAGTCCATTGATAGTAGTTTGATTGTTGCAGCTATAGAAGAAGTTCAACTAATTTGGATGGATCCTATAGTGCATTATTTGTTCAATAGTACACTACCAGAAGACAAGAAAGAGGCTCGATTAGTCCAAGAAAGATCTCCTATGTATATGATTGAAAACGATATATTATATCGCAAATCATATCTGGGACAATTAATGCGGTGCGTAGGACCCGCAGAGGCTACACCGATTATTGAGGAGGTGCATAATGGATCTTGTGCTCTTCATTCAGCCTACAAAACTATTGCGGCAAAAATAATGCGAATGGGTTACTTtggcctgtag